From the genome of Miscanthus floridulus cultivar M001 chromosome 10, ASM1932011v1, whole genome shotgun sequence, one region includes:
- the LOC136489064 gene encoding ent-cassadiene C11-alpha-hydroxylase 1-like, with the protein MTMPHLAMSDGAEVRGFAAPAGTTVIINLWAIMRDPESWAEPEAFVPERFVGGSDTDFRGKDRLEFMPFGAGRRACPGTPMATRVVTLLLASMLHAFEWKLPEGKKDCYVPDNLPNDGLILAPMEEKDDDDDDDDHDDGDDHE; encoded by the exons ATGACGATGCCGCACCTGGCCATGTCCGACGGCGCGGAGGTGAGAGGCTTTGCGGCGCCCGCCGGCACCACGGTGATCATAAACCTATGGGCGATCATGCGCGACCCGGAGTCCTGGGCGGAGCCCGAGGCGTTCGTGCCGGAGCGGTTCGTGGGAGGGAGCGACACGGACTTCCGTGGGAAGGACCGGCTCGAGTTCATGCCGTTCGGGGCCGGGCGGAGGGCGTGCCCCGGCACGCCGATGGCCACGCGGGTGGTGACGCTGCTCCTGGCCTCCATGCTGCACGCGTTCGAGTGGAAGCTGCCCGAAGGGAAGAAGGATTGTTACG TCCCCGATAATTTACCGAACGACGGTCTTATCCTCGCACCCATGGAGGAgaaggatgacgatgatgatgacgatgaccatgacgatggtgatgaccATGAGTAG